In the Ruminococcus sp. OA3 genome, one interval contains:
- the cls gene encoding cardiolipin synthase has translation MENEGIQLTEKKLSVERGKRGVLKVIFGRTAIIIALLLVQLFVLFVGFQYLRQYIDMVYFYAVYQVFMAVLVLWIINQQGNPAFKLAWIVPILVLPVSGALFYVFIKLQLGSRMLNKRLYKLAEETKIYSKQDMETMLHLEDEHRQVVSLARYLSETASFPVYRNTTVKYFPLGEDKFEELKIQLKRAKHFIFLEYFIIQEGEMWDTVLDILKEKVQEGVEVRLMYDGTCTLALLPSQYPKQMEKLGINCKVFAPIRPALSTSQNNRDHRKILVIDGETAFTGGINLADEYINKKVRFGHWKDTGIMVQGDAVRSFTLMFLQMWDIDVKKESYSRYLDVPSYMPAYGAPGFVIPYGDSPLDNEPVGQQVYLDMIYGAKDYLHIMTPYLILDHETLQALQFAAKRGVDVKIIMPHIPDKWYAFVVAKTYYQELLKTGVKIYEYTPGFIHAKSFVADDEQAVVGTINLDFRSLYLHFECAAFMYKVPCIADIERDYQETLEKCQRITVEDCRREKLSVKAAGRILRLFAPLM, from the coding sequence TTGGAAAATGAAGGAATACAATTAACAGAGAAGAAACTGTCAGTGGAGCGAGGAAAACGCGGTGTGCTGAAGGTGATTTTCGGCAGGACAGCGATCATTATTGCGTTACTGCTGGTGCAGCTTTTTGTTCTGTTTGTGGGATTTCAGTATCTGAGGCAATATATTGACATGGTGTACTTCTATGCCGTTTACCAGGTGTTTATGGCGGTGCTGGTCCTGTGGATCATCAATCAGCAGGGCAACCCTGCGTTTAAACTGGCGTGGATTGTTCCGATCCTTGTGCTGCCGGTCTCAGGGGCTCTATTTTACGTCTTTATAAAGCTGCAGCTTGGGAGCAGAATGCTCAATAAGCGGCTATATAAACTGGCAGAAGAGACAAAAATATATTCAAAACAGGATATGGAGACGATGCTTCATCTGGAAGATGAACACCGCCAGGTGGTGAGTCTTGCCAGATATCTGAGTGAAACAGCGTCTTTTCCTGTATACCGGAATACGACAGTAAAATATTTTCCGCTTGGAGAGGATAAGTTTGAGGAGCTGAAGATACAGTTAAAGCGTGCGAAACATTTTATCTTTCTGGAATATTTCATTATCCAGGAAGGGGAGATGTGGGATACCGTACTGGATATTTTAAAGGAGAAGGTACAGGAGGGGGTTGAGGTAAGGCTTATGTATGACGGCACCTGTACACTTGCTCTGCTCCCGTCCCAATATCCGAAGCAGATGGAGAAGCTTGGCATTAACTGTAAGGTGTTTGCGCCGATCCGGCCTGCGCTCTCAACATCTCAGAATAACCGGGATCACAGAAAGATACTGGTCATTGACGGTGAGACAGCATTTACCGGAGGTATTAATCTGGCGGATGAATATATCAATAAGAAAGTCCGTTTCGGACATTGGAAAGATACTGGAATCATGGTACAGGGAGATGCGGTGCGCAGTTTTACCCTGATGTTCCTGCAGATGTGGGACATCGATGTGAAAAAAGAAAGTTATTCCAGGTATCTGGATGTACCGAGTTACATGCCGGCATATGGTGCACCGGGCTTTGTGATTCCGTACGGGGACAGTCCGCTGGATAATGAACCGGTAGGGCAGCAGGTTTATCTGGATATGATCTATGGGGCAAAAGACTATCTGCACATTATGACACCATACCTGATACTGGATCATGAGACATTGCAGGCTCTTCAGTTTGCGGCAAAGCGCGGTGTTGACGTGAAGATTATCATGCCGCATATCCCGGACAAATGGTATGCGTTTGTTGTCGCCAAGACGTACTATCAGGAGCTCTTAAAGACAGGCGTAAAGATTTACGAGTACACACCTGGCTTTATCCATGCAAAAAGTTTTGTGGCCGATGATGAACAGGCCGTTGTGGGGACCATCAATCTGGATTTCAGAAGCCTTTATCTTCACTTTGAATGTGCTGCTTTCATGTATAAGGTGCCATGCATTGCTGATATTGAGAGAGATTACCAGGAAACCCTGGAGAAATGCCAGAGAATCACGGTTGAAGACTGCAGACGGGAAAAGCTGAGTGTGAAGGCGGCGGGCAGGATCCTGAGACTGTTTGCACCGCTGATGTAA
- a CDS encoding HU family DNA-binding protein, protein MMENKTVFGDLINMVKKESGYYKQDIKPILKAFLKVIRAELQKGNRIYLREFVSRSIRRTSLNLQSILLSISMTEKSLIR, encoded by the coding sequence ATGATGGAAAATAAAACGGTATTCGGTGATTTAATCAATATGGTAAAAAAGGAAAGCGGATATTATAAACAAGATATTAAGCCGATCCTAAAAGCATTTTTGAAGGTGATCAGAGCTGAGTTGCAAAAAGGGAATCGGATATATCTGCGGGAATTCGTATCCCGGAGCATACGACGTACAAGTTTAAATTTACAAAGCATTTTATTGAGCATATCAATGACGGAGAAGAGTTTGATCCGGTAG
- the ligA gene encoding NAD-dependent DNA ligase LigA translates to MNQQEYMKELVGKLNEASRAYYQENREVMSNFEYDRLYDELEKLEEETGVVLANSPTVSVGYASLDELPKEEHERPMLSLDKTKDIEALKKFIGANKTLLSWKLDGLTIVLTYRDGELLKAVTRGNGVIGEVITNNAKVFQNIPLKIPYRGELVLRGEAIITYSDFEKINRMIPDVDARYKNPRNLCSGSVRQLDNKVTAGRNVRFFAFGLVKADGVDFQNSRESQMEWLKEQGFETVEYRMVDADNVEEEIEWFSKHIEKNDFPSDGLVAVYDDIAYGESLGSTAKFPRNSYAFKWADETRQTHLIKIEWSPSRTGLINPIAVFDPVELEGTTVSRASVHNLSILKALELGEGDEITVYKANMIIPQIAENLTKSGFKDMPETCPACGEQTHVQQDSEVEVLMCTNSECPAKAIKAFTLFVSRDAMNIDGLSEATLEKWIARGFLKDFGDIFEISRYEEEITSMEGFGEKSYENLIQSIERARHTTLPRLLYALGIPNIGVANAKMICRSFQNNLEKIRNATEEELQDIEGVGAVIARTFAEYFRKEENQKKLDHLLGHVEFEEQQEEEVQIFEGKNFVITGSVVHFANRSELKEEIEKRGGKVTGSVSSKTDYLINNDVGSASSKNKKAAQLGVPVISEEGFLRMLQ, encoded by the coding sequence ATGAACCAGCAGGAATATATGAAGGAACTTGTCGGGAAGCTGAACGAGGCTTCCAGGGCTTATTATCAGGAAAACAGAGAAGTGATGAGCAACTTTGAATATGACAGACTCTATGATGAGCTGGAAAAACTTGAGGAAGAGACGGGAGTTGTTCTGGCGAACAGCCCGACGGTATCCGTTGGATATGCATCACTCGACGAACTGCCGAAAGAAGAGCATGAACGTCCGATGTTGTCACTGGACAAGACGAAAGATATAGAAGCACTTAAGAAATTCATCGGCGCAAATAAGACGCTGCTGTCCTGGAAACTGGACGGACTAACGATTGTTCTCACATATCGGGACGGTGAATTACTGAAAGCAGTCACAAGAGGAAACGGTGTGATCGGAGAGGTGATTACCAACAATGCGAAAGTGTTTCAGAATATTCCTCTTAAGATCCCCTATCGCGGGGAACTGGTCCTGAGAGGGGAAGCCATCATTACGTATTCTGATTTTGAAAAGATCAACAGGATGATACCGGATGTTGATGCCCGTTATAAGAATCCCCGTAACCTTTGCAGCGGTTCTGTCCGCCAGCTGGATAACAAGGTGACAGCCGGGCGAAACGTCCGTTTTTTTGCGTTTGGGCTTGTGAAGGCGGATGGCGTTGATTTTCAGAATTCCCGCGAGTCTCAGATGGAATGGCTTAAAGAACAGGGATTTGAGACGGTGGAATACCGCATGGTAGACGCTGATAATGTGGAGGAGGAAATCGAATGGTTTTCAAAACATATAGAAAAGAATGATTTTCCGTCAGATGGGCTGGTTGCTGTGTATGACGACATTGCATATGGGGAATCACTGGGGAGCACGGCAAAGTTTCCGCGGAATTCCTATGCGTTTAAATGGGCGGATGAGACGAGACAGACGCATCTGATAAAGATCGAGTGGAGTCCGTCGCGGACAGGCCTGATCAATCCGATCGCTGTATTTGATCCCGTGGAACTTGAGGGGACGACGGTCAGCCGTGCAAGCGTACACAATCTCAGCATTCTGAAAGCTCTGGAGCTGGGAGAAGGGGATGAGATCACCGTCTACAAGGCAAATATGATCATTCCTCAGATTGCTGAAAATCTTACAAAAAGTGGCTTTAAAGATATGCCGGAGACATGTCCTGCATGCGGGGAACAGACACATGTACAGCAGGACAGCGAGGTGGAGGTACTGATGTGTACGAACTCTGAATGTCCGGCGAAAGCGATCAAGGCCTTTACGTTGTTTGTCAGCAGAGATGCGATGAATATTGACGGATTGTCAGAAGCAACTCTGGAAAAGTGGATAGCCAGAGGATTTTTGAAAGATTTTGGGGATATCTTTGAAATCTCCAGGTATGAGGAAGAAATCACATCCATGGAAGGCTTTGGAGAAAAATCATACGAAAATCTGATACAGAGTATTGAACGGGCGCGACATACCACACTTCCGCGTCTTTTATATGCATTGGGGATTCCCAATATCGGTGTGGCAAATGCGAAGATGATATGCAGAAGCTTTCAGAATAATCTGGAGAAAATCCGCAATGCGACGGAAGAAGAGCTGCAGGATATCGAAGGCGTGGGAGCCGTAATTGCACGGACATTTGCAGAATATTTCAGGAAAGAAGAGAATCAGAAGAAACTGGATCATCTGCTCGGGCATGTGGAGTTCGAGGAGCAGCAGGAAGAGGAGGTGCAGATATTTGAGGGCAAGAATTTTGTGATCACAGGAAGTGTTGTACATTTTGCAAACCGCAGCGAACTGAAGGAAGAAATAGAGAAGCGGGGCGGCAAGGTGACCGGAAGCGTGTCCTCCAAAACAGATTATCTGATCAACAATGATGTCGGTTCCGCATCCTCAAAGAATAAAAAAGCGGCACAGCTGGGGGTTCCGGTGATTTCCGAGGAAGGGTTTCTCCGGATGCTGCAGTAA
- a CDS encoding AP2 domain-containing protein, which produces MDETKICKACDRELPIDRFELIKPKDGKPYRISTCRKCRYEKRAMNKNKLSDNIDIIIHRQYKEIKPERILDLTITDIVPIGEDEVFVKLMDYPGYWLSNYGRCIHFRNEGKYVLLPGSYDKYQVLKYGVRKNVFSGGKWTTQREILYAPKAVVQEFVVNPDIENNVYVWHRGFDKVNNYYKNLYPLNKEQYRSVKNHYNQYGEDSEEFIIKVMNDIKFKPDTWSKKCMEPVMCGIGYRGSNNVDCDSEAYHRWHDMLSRCYNEKFHQRQPQYKGCTVCEEWKNFSNFKCWHEKHKYGDEQLDLDKDILFKGNTVYSPETCCFVPHIINTVFINGKSARGDLPIGVSYDREKKKYRACVAFMGQSIKLGRFDSAEKAFARYKEYKEDLIQDLAEQYKGDIPDKVYQAMMEWKVEITD; this is translated from the coding sequence ATGGATGAAACAAAAATATGTAAGGCATGTGACAGGGAATTGCCGATTGATCGATTTGAGCTGATAAAACCAAAGGATGGGAAGCCATATCGTATCTCTACATGCAGAAAATGCCGGTACGAAAAACGGGCGATGAACAAAAACAAATTAAGCGACAACATTGATATTATCATACACAGGCAGTATAAGGAAATAAAACCAGAACGAATATTGGATTTAACCATAACAGATATTGTTCCGATTGGTGAAGATGAGGTCTTTGTGAAGCTGATGGATTATCCCGGGTATTGGCTGTCCAATTACGGGCGATGTATTCATTTCAGGAATGAGGGAAAATATGTGTTACTGCCGGGAAGCTATGATAAATATCAGGTATTGAAATATGGGGTCAGAAAAAATGTGTTTTCAGGCGGCAAATGGACTACCCAAAGGGAAATTTTATATGCACCGAAAGCAGTCGTGCAGGAATTCGTCGTAAATCCGGATATTGAAAATAATGTTTACGTATGGCACCGAGGATTTGACAAAGTGAATAATTACTATAAAAATCTGTATCCGCTGAATAAGGAACAGTACAGGAGCGTAAAGAATCATTACAATCAATATGGCGAGGACTCAGAAGAGTTTATTATCAAAGTCATGAATGATATCAAATTCAAGCCGGACACATGGAGTAAAAAATGTATGGAACCGGTGATGTGTGGGATTGGTTATCGTGGAAGTAACAATGTTGACTGCGATTCTGAGGCGTATCATCGGTGGCATGACATGTTAAGCCGCTGTTATAATGAAAAATTCCATCAACGGCAACCACAGTATAAAGGTTGCACGGTCTGCGAGGAATGGAAGAATTTCAGCAACTTTAAATGTTGGCATGAGAAACATAAATATGGCGATGAGCAACTGGATTTGGACAAAGATATTTTGTTTAAAGGCAATACGGTGTATAGCCCGGAGACCTGCTGCTTTGTGCCGCATATTATCAATACGGTATTTATCAACGGGAAATCTGCCAGAGGTGATTTGCCAATTGGGGTTAGCTACGACAGAGAGAAAAAGAAATATCGGGCTTGTGTTGCATTTATGGGACAAAGTATAAAACTGGGAAGGTTTGATTCTGCGGAAAAGGCATTTGCCAGATACAAAGAATACAAGGAAGATCTAATTCAGGATTTAGCGGAACAATACAAAGGAGATATACCGGATAAGGTGTATCAGGCGATGATGGAGTGGAAAGTTGAGATTACTGATTGA
- a CDS encoding pseudouridine synthase, with the protein MQEKERLNKFLSEAGICSRREADRMIMAGAVTVNGEPAETGMRVSEEDTVLVRGKKIRKKEEMVLLLMNKPRGIICTAQTREKPNIIEYLNYPVRVYPVGRLDKESEGLLLLTNNGDLVNRIMRAGNFHEKEYHVWVNRPIDQEFIRRMSDGVPILDTVTRPCKVRKTGKNTFSIILTQGLNRQIRRMCEYLGYRVERLVRVRIMNLRLDGIDTGEYRKITDQEYRKLQKLLKDSTSLPWKEKL; encoded by the coding sequence ATGCAGGAAAAAGAACGTTTGAATAAATTTTTAAGTGAAGCTGGCATATGCTCACGGAGAGAAGCAGATCGTATGATCATGGCAGGTGCAGTGACAGTGAATGGTGAGCCTGCTGAGACAGGCATGCGGGTCTCTGAAGAAGATACAGTGCTCGTCAGGGGGAAGAAAATCAGGAAAAAAGAAGAAATGGTACTTTTACTGATGAATAAACCAAGAGGAATCATCTGTACGGCGCAGACCAGGGAAAAGCCGAATATCATTGAATATCTGAATTATCCGGTAAGAGTCTATCCGGTCGGACGGCTTGATAAGGAGTCAGAAGGCCTGCTGCTGCTGACTAATAACGGAGATCTTGTGAACAGGATCATGAGGGCAGGCAACTTTCATGAGAAAGAGTACCATGTTTGGGTGAACCGGCCGATCGATCAGGAATTCATCAGAAGAATGAGTGATGGCGTACCGATTTTGGATACTGTGACAAGACCGTGTAAAGTTAGGAAAACAGGGAAAAATACGTTTAGTATTATTTTGACACAGGGATTAAACCGGCAGATCAGACGAATGTGTGAATATCTGGGATACCGTGTGGAAAGACTTGTGCGCGTCCGGATCATGAATCTCAGGCTGGATGGAATTGATACGGGGGAATACCGGAAAATCACAGATCAGGAGTACAGAAAACTGCAGAAGCTTTTAAAAGATTCTACATCGCTGCCTTGGAAGGAGAAATTATGA
- a CDS encoding ABC transporter permease, with protein sequence MMHLMKYLLIQTVRVKENMFWALMFPIVLGTFFYFSFGRGDMGEDMEAIPTAVVEEANAQVFMTFLDEMDGDILKVSVMTEDEARTALKGGKVAGIFYAGEKPSLTVGSSGISESILKSLLDTYQKNAAMMERIAAEQPKRMQDALQSLGEYRTMTKEISPGGKTYDNNVMYFFTLIGMACLFGAFLGLQSIYDLKPNLSALGARQSITPTHRLKLILCDLIVVFLIHYVNILLVVAYLRFVLKINLGDNIAVLLGVCLLGSMIGVAYGIMIGCLKKVDKGVKIGIVVGSSLFFSFLAGMMVGNMKDIIERSCPVVNRLNPAAVLSDAFYCMAVYDNPERFLRNIITMVIMAALFVTIAFLGIRRERYDSI encoded by the coding sequence ATGATGCATTTAATGAAATATCTGCTTATACAGACTGTCCGGGTAAAAGAAAATATGTTCTGGGCGCTGATGTTTCCCATTGTGCTGGGAACGTTCTTCTATTTCTCGTTTGGGAGAGGGGATATGGGAGAAGATATGGAGGCCATACCCACTGCGGTTGTCGAGGAGGCAAACGCACAGGTTTTTATGACTTTTCTGGATGAAATGGACGGTGACATCCTGAAAGTAAGTGTGATGACGGAGGATGAGGCGAGGACTGCTCTTAAAGGCGGAAAGGTCGCAGGGATTTTTTATGCCGGTGAAAAACCTTCTCTTACAGTGGGATCATCAGGAATCAGTGAGAGTATTCTGAAATCACTGCTTGATACTTATCAGAAAAATGCCGCCATGATGGAAAGGATCGCCGCAGAGCAGCCCAAACGCATGCAGGATGCGCTGCAGTCTCTCGGTGAATACCGGACGATGACGAAAGAGATATCCCCGGGCGGGAAGACTTATGATAATAATGTCATGTACTTCTTCACGCTGATCGGTATGGCGTGTCTGTTCGGGGCGTTTCTGGGCCTTCAGTCGATCTATGACCTGAAGCCGAATCTCTCGGCGCTGGGGGCGAGACAGAGCATTACACCGACGCACCGTCTGAAGCTGATCCTGTGTGATCTGATCGTCGTGTTTCTGATTCATTATGTCAATATACTCCTGGTCGTTGCGTATCTGCGATTTGTACTGAAGATCAATCTGGGTGATAACATCGCAGTTCTGCTGGGCGTGTGTCTGCTGGGAAGCATGATCGGCGTGGCTTACGGTATCATGATCGGATGCCTGAAGAAGGTAGACAAAGGAGTAAAAATTGGGATTGTTGTGGGAAGCAGCCTGTTCTTCAGTTTCCTTGCAGGCATGATGGTGGGAAATATGAAAGATATTATAGAGCGCAGCTGCCCTGTTGTGAACCGCCTGAATCCGGCGGCAGTCCTGTCCGATGCATTTTACTGTATGGCGGTATACGATAATCCGGAACGTTTCCTGCGAAACATCATTACGATGGTGATCATGGCCGCATTGTTTGTAACGATTGCATTTCTTGGAATCAGGAGGGAACGATATGACAGTATTTAA
- a CDS encoding ABC transporter permease codes for MTVFKGFLKIIKSNLHIIIMYVVIFMTISVMTQKFLGEAQQEGFEASRLEVAVIDKDGGKVAGKFTEYLAQHHNVKEIPNDRDMIQEEMFNRNIDYVAVIPENFVEKCFVRQERLETISLPDSNKAFYADQQINTFLNDMRVMTDSGFSAEEAAEEILKISGEKAQVTMLDQDGHGGQTPSYAFMFQYMPYIMLAVLCYCMSYVLIAFRKKEVRSRMLCSAVSVRSQNLQMILGTTLFGIAFWGVCLLMTLILNGVDFLRDAHALLYILNSFLLMLVALSMAYLLGTCCKNDITVNAVVNVAALGMSFLCGVFVPLQIIGSQVRRVAQFLPVYWYEYIHQIISSHAVLDEAMKADILKSMGIQLAFAVAFLCIAVMLDKYKGQTVHS; via the coding sequence ATGACAGTATTTAAAGGATTTTTGAAGATCATTAAGAGCAATCTTCACATCATTATTATGTATGTTGTGATCTTTATGACAATCTCTGTTATGACACAAAAGTTTCTGGGAGAAGCTCAGCAGGAAGGTTTTGAGGCGTCAAGGCTTGAAGTGGCGGTGATAGATAAAGACGGCGGTAAAGTAGCGGGTAAATTTACAGAGTATCTGGCTCAGCATCACAACGTCAAAGAGATCCCGAATGACAGAGATATGATCCAGGAGGAGATGTTTAACCGCAATATCGACTATGTGGCAGTCATTCCTGAAAACTTTGTGGAGAAGTGTTTTGTGCGGCAGGAACGTTTGGAAACAATCAGTCTGCCAGACTCCAACAAGGCTTTTTACGCAGATCAACAGATCAATACGTTTTTAAATGATATGCGGGTGATGACAGACTCAGGATTCAGCGCAGAGGAAGCGGCAGAGGAAATTCTGAAAATTTCCGGTGAGAAAGCTCAGGTGACGATGCTCGATCAGGACGGACATGGCGGGCAGACACCGTCGTACGCCTTTATGTTTCAGTATATGCCTTATATTATGCTGGCGGTGCTTTGTTACTGTATGAGTTATGTTCTGATCGCATTCAGAAAAAAAGAAGTCCGCAGCAGAATGCTCTGTTCGGCAGTCAGTGTCCGCAGTCAGAATTTGCAGATGATACTGGGGACGACACTTTTTGGGATTGCTTTCTGGGGTGTGTGTCTTCTGATGACACTAATATTAAACGGTGTGGATTTTCTGAGGGATGCTCATGCTTTGCTGTATATACTTAACAGTTTTCTGCTGATGCTGGTTGCCCTGTCAATGGCATATCTTCTGGGTACCTGCTGCAAAAATGATATCACAGTCAATGCTGTAGTGAATGTAGCGGCACTGGGAATGAGTTTTCTGTGCGGCGTATTCGTACCGCTTCAGATCATCGGATCGCAGGTCCGCCGCGTAGCACAGTTTCTTCCGGTCTACTGGTATGAATATATACATCAGATCATTAGTTCCCATGCCGTGCTTGACGAAGCCATGAAAGCTGATATTTTAAAAAGCATGGGAATACAGCTGGCATTTGCCGTGGCATTCCTGTGTATCGCAGTAATGCTTGACAAGTATAAGGGGCAGACCGTCCACAGCTGA
- the metA gene encoding homoserine O-succinyltransferase: MPIKIQSDLPVKEILEKENIFVMDEHRAMHQDIRPIQILILNLMPLKEETELQLLRSLSNTPLQVDVTFMKVSSHESKNTSLSHLNKFYQTFDELKEQKFDGMIVTGAPVEKMEFEEVDYWDEMTKIMDWSQQNVTSTIFLCWGAQAALYYFYGLPKVQLDKKLFGLFWHRVKNRKIPLVRGFDDVFLAPHSRHTDVPIDKIHACEALTVLAESEEAGIFMAMAREGRQIFVMGHPEYDRVTLDTEYKRDLSKGLPIDIPKNYYEDDNPDNKPDLKWRATANNLYTNWLNYYVYQSTPFDLYGTPF; the protein is encoded by the coding sequence ATGCCGATTAAAATACAGAGTGATCTGCCGGTAAAAGAAATACTGGAAAAAGAAAATATATTTGTGATGGATGAGCATCGTGCCATGCATCAGGACATTCGACCGATTCAGATACTGATTCTGAATCTGATGCCGCTTAAGGAGGAGACGGAGCTGCAGCTGCTGCGATCACTGTCAAACACTCCACTGCAGGTGGATGTTACGTTTATGAAAGTGAGTTCACATGAGTCAAAAAATACATCGCTGAGTCATCTGAATAAATTTTATCAGACATTTGACGAACTTAAGGAGCAGAAGTTTGACGGCATGATCGTGACGGGGGCTCCAGTTGAGAAGATGGAGTTCGAAGAGGTGGATTACTGGGATGAGATGACAAAGATTATGGACTGGAGCCAGCAGAACGTGACTTCGACGATCTTTCTATGCTGGGGAGCGCAGGCGGCACTGTACTATTTTTACGGATTGCCAAAGGTGCAGCTGGATAAAAAGCTGTTCGGGCTGTTCTGGCACCGGGTGAAAAACAGAAAAATCCCGCTGGTGCGCGGATTTGATGACGTATTTTTGGCGCCGCATTCCAGGCATACGGATGTACCGATCGACAAGATACATGCCTGTGAAGCTCTGACGGTCCTGGCAGAATCTGAAGAAGCCGGAATCTTCATGGCGATGGCCAGGGAAGGACGCCAGATTTTTGTGATGGGTCATCCGGAGTACGACAGGGTAACGCTTGATACGGAGTACAAGAGAGATCTGTCCAAAGGACTTCCGATTGATATTCCGAAAAATTATTATGAGGATGATAATCCTGATAACAAACCGGATTTGAAGTGGCGGGCGACAGCCAACAATCTGTATACGAACTGGTTGAATTACTACGTGTATCAGAGCACGCCGTTTGATCTGTACGGCACGCCGTTTTAA
- a CDS encoding YbjQ family protein has protein sequence MDNILITSGFNIEGYRITKYLGIYTGEAALGTGFLSSLGAGFADILGSNSSMYSNKLQNAKNIAMKVMLDNASRAGADGIIGVDIDYASFSADIMGAIVSGTAVKLEKIMSTASKKIEQEITVIPVGNYGTEIPYRPYQAEINSSDKTLRVHGFSYKKDSLSAVQLNICANTIFDEIVDLGNYNFIDFNHDGRLCTTEYLSYYFDDDIIRCTKSLKIKILRCVLDNMAVVAQEPVYNIMTLPDELDKLQKLYGKDVVCDYSLSDTGWICLCGKENPLDSSNCLLCGRVKNSYETQDSPDDKNSNFIRKIETLENAREMFEYISNCIKEQNENFSQELLDIVNKYVTLEKFYGGSQKKACLEKVRDYFGEHN, from the coding sequence ATGGATAATATTTTGATTACTTCAGGATTTAATATCGAAGGGTATCGAATAACTAAATATCTAGGGATATATACTGGAGAAGCTGCTCTTGGAACAGGGTTTCTTAGCTCCCTGGGAGCTGGTTTTGCAGACATTCTGGGTTCCAATAGCAGTATGTATTCAAATAAATTACAAAACGCAAAAAACATTGCAATGAAAGTCATGCTGGACAATGCTTCAAGAGCTGGAGCTGATGGTATCATAGGCGTAGACATTGACTATGCTTCTTTTTCGGCAGATATCATGGGAGCGATTGTGAGCGGAACTGCTGTGAAACTGGAAAAAATCATGTCCACTGCATCAAAGAAAATTGAACAGGAAATAACGGTAATACCGGTAGGCAATTATGGTACGGAAATTCCGTATCGCCCATATCAGGCTGAAATAAATTCGTCTGATAAAACCTTACGTGTTCATGGTTTTTCTTATAAAAAAGATTCTTTATCAGCCGTCCAATTAAATATTTGCGCAAATACAATATTTGATGAGATAGTTGATCTTGGTAATTATAATTTTATTGATTTTAATCATGATGGGCGTTTATGCACCACTGAATATCTTTCGTATTATTTTGACGATGACATTATAAGGTGCACGAAATCATTAAAAATTAAAATACTGCGTTGTGTACTTGATAATATGGCGGTCGTGGCACAGGAGCCTGTATATAATATAATGACTCTGCCGGATGAATTAGATAAGTTACAAAAATTATATGGGAAAGACGTTGTATGTGATTACTCACTGTCAGACACTGGGTGGATATGCCTTTGCGGTAAAGAAAACCCGTTAGATTCTTCAAACTGTTTATTATGCGGACGTGTAAAAAATTCTTATGAGACTCAGGATTCGCCGGATGATAAAAATTCTAATTTTATAAGAAAAATAGAAACCCTGGAGAATGCGCGTGAAATGTTTGAGTATATAAGTAACTGTATTAAAGAACAGAATGAGAACTTTTCTCAAGAATTGCTTGATATCGTTAATAAATATGTAACATTGGAAAAGTTTTATGGCGGAAGTCAGAAAAAGGCATGCCTTGAAAAAGTAAGGGATTATTTTGGAGAGCATAATTAA